A window of Zingiber officinale cultivar Zhangliang chromosome 5A, Zo_v1.1, whole genome shotgun sequence contains these coding sequences:
- the LOC121979380 gene encoding alpha-mannosidase I MNS4-like isoform X2 yields the protein MCQGMKIQSYDDQLLHLSADLAQRLLPAFDTPTGIPFGSVNLLHGVDENESKITSTAGGGTLTLEFGVLSRLTGNPVFEQVTKNAVRGIWARKSKINLVGAHINIFTGEWTQKDAGIGTSIDSFYEYLLKAYLLFGDEEYLFMFQEAYKAAMRYLHHDPWYVEVNMNSAATVWPLFNSLQAFWPGLQVLAGDIDPAIRTHAAFFSVWKRYGFTPEGFNLATMNVQLGQKSYPLRPELIESNYWLFKATRDPRYLNVGRDMVASLQYGARCPCGYCHIADVETHEQDDHMESFFLAETVKYLWLLFDLAVGPDNIVENGPYKYIFSTEGHLLPITPEISFINEHCSYFGAFCKDEAKHGYDGYETTLKHQETNNTHPHRTQVHQFNTQNSFSTSGFMKGHCPGLTHAQRFGISYTEYKEDTFTSEASQLHDHSVIVVTDPSSKPTKYSNDNDSIQEPEEELKHNEGDTQQEKDVPAK from the exons ATGTGTCAG GGTATGAAGATTCAATCCTATGATGATCAATTACTTCATTTGTCTGCGGATTTGGCACAAAGATTACTGCCTGCCTTTGACACTCCCACAG GAATCCCATTTGGATCTGTCAATTTGTTACATGGAGTTGATGAAAACGAAAGCAAG ATAACATCAACAGCAGGTGGTGGCACTCTGACATTGGAATTTGGGGTGCTTAGTCGTTTAACTGGCAACCCAG TTTTTGAGCAAGTTACAAAGAATGCTGTGCGGGGAATATGGGCTCGCAAATCAAAGATCAACCTTGTTGGAGCTCATATCAACATTTTCACTGGTGAGTGGACTCAAAAG GATGCTGGGATAGGAACGAGCATTGATTCTTTCTATGAATACCTTCTGAAG GCATATTTGTTGTTTGGAGATGAGGAGTACTTATTTATGTTTCAAGAAGCTTACAAGGCAGCTATGCGTTACCTCCACCACGATCCTTG GTATGTGGAGGTGAATATGAACTCTGCTGCTACAGTCTGGCCATTGTTTAACAGTTTACAAGCATTCTGGCCAGGGCTTCAG GTTTTAGCTGGAGATATTGATCCTGCTATTCGCACACATGCTGCTTTCTTCAGTGTCTGGAAAAGATATGGATTTACTCCAGAGGGCTTTAATCTTGCAACTATGAATGTTCAG CTTGGTCAAAAGAGTTATCCCTTGAGACCAGAATTGATTGAGAGTAATTACTGGCTATTTAAAGCTACCAGAGATCCCAG GTACCTTAATGTTGGAAGGGACATGGTGGCAAGTCTTCAATATGGAGCTAGGTGCCCATGTGGATATTGTCACATAGCAGATGTAGAGACTCACGAGCAGGATGATCATATGGAAAGTTTTTTCCTTGCTGAAACA GTTAAATATCTTTGGTTGCTTTTTGATTTAGCTGTGGGTCCAGATAATATTGTTGAGAATGGGCCATACAA GTACATATTTAGTACAGAGGGTCACCTTTTGCCTATTACTCCGGAAATATCTTTTATCAATGAGCACTGCTCGTATTTTGGAGCATTTTGCAAAGATGAAGCTAAACATGGATATGATGGCTATGAGACAACACTTAAACATCAGGAAACAAATAATACTCATCCTCATAGAACCCAAGTTCATCAGTTCAATACCCAGAATTCATTTTCAACTTCAGGTTTCATGAAG GGACACTGTCCAGGCTTGACCCATGCCCAGAGGTTTGGCATTTCATATACCGAATATAAAGAGGATACCTTCACTAGTGAAGCTAGTCAACTTCATGATCACTCTGTCATTGTTGTTACTGACCCAAGTTCAAAACCGACCAAGTACAGCAACGATAACGATAGCATTCAGGAACCAGAGGAGGAACTTAAACACAATGAAGGTGATACACAGCAAGAGAAGGATGTACCAGCTAAGTGA
- the LOC121979380 gene encoding alpha-mannosidase I MNS4-like isoform X1 encodes MLVYIARIGNPPDSSCQPPSSVSLCCLNRVELQTKKRGWRSLDGEKGMKLRPLVLLLVASSVVFLPGVFADGVTPSEAKELRDEVREMFYHAFNGYIQHAFPLDELRPLSCKGEDSLGGYALTLIDSLDTLALLGDSERFGEAVEWVSKNVNFAINKTVSVFETTIRILGGLLSAHLIASDYSTGMKIQSYDDQLLHLSADLAQRLLPAFDTPTGIPFGSVNLLHGVDENESKITSTAGGGTLTLEFGVLSRLTGNPVFEQVTKNAVRGIWARKSKINLVGAHINIFTGEWTQKDAGIGTSIDSFYEYLLKAYLLFGDEEYLFMFQEAYKAAMRYLHHDPWYVEVNMNSAATVWPLFNSLQAFWPGLQVLAGDIDPAIRTHAAFFSVWKRYGFTPEGFNLATMNVQLGQKSYPLRPELIESNYWLFKATRDPRYLNVGRDMVASLQYGARCPCGYCHIADVETHEQDDHMESFFLAETVKYLWLLFDLAVGPDNIVENGPYKYIFSTEGHLLPITPEISFINEHCSYFGAFCKDEAKHGYDGYETTLKHQETNNTHPHRTQVHQFNTQNSFSTSGFMKGHCPGLTHAQRFGISYTEYKEDTFTSEASQLHDHSVIVVTDPSSKPTKYSNDNDSIQEPEEELKHNEGDTQQEKDVPAK; translated from the exons ATGCTCGTTTACATAGCCAGAATCGGTAATCCACCAGACTCCAGCTGCCAGCCGCCCAGCTCTGTTTCTCTCTGCTGTCTGAATCGTGTCGAACTCCAGACGAAGAAGCGAGGTTGGCGATCCCTTGACGGAGAGAAAGGAATGAAGTTGAGACCGTTGGTTCTACTTCTTGTAGCATCTTCCGTGGTTTTTTTGCCCGGAGTTTTTGCGGATGGAGTCACTCCCTCGGAGGCCAAAGAGCTCAGAGACGAG GTGCGTGAGATGTTTTATCACGCTTTCAATGGATATATTCAGCATGCTTTTCCTCTTGATGAATTAAGACCCTTGAGTTGCAAAGGAGAAGACTCGCTTGGTGGTTATGCCTTAACTCTC ATAGACTCCTTGGATACCTTGGCATTACTGGGGGATAGTGAAAGATTCGGTGAAGCTGTTGAATGGGTCTCTAAAAATGTTAACTTTGCAATT AATAAAACAGTTTCAGTTTTTGAGACCACAATTAGGATTCTTGGGGGTTTGCTCTCTGCTCATCTCATTGCCAGTGACTACTCTACG GGTATGAAGATTCAATCCTATGATGATCAATTACTTCATTTGTCTGCGGATTTGGCACAAAGATTACTGCCTGCCTTTGACACTCCCACAG GAATCCCATTTGGATCTGTCAATTTGTTACATGGAGTTGATGAAAACGAAAGCAAG ATAACATCAACAGCAGGTGGTGGCACTCTGACATTGGAATTTGGGGTGCTTAGTCGTTTAACTGGCAACCCAG TTTTTGAGCAAGTTACAAAGAATGCTGTGCGGGGAATATGGGCTCGCAAATCAAAGATCAACCTTGTTGGAGCTCATATCAACATTTTCACTGGTGAGTGGACTCAAAAG GATGCTGGGATAGGAACGAGCATTGATTCTTTCTATGAATACCTTCTGAAG GCATATTTGTTGTTTGGAGATGAGGAGTACTTATTTATGTTTCAAGAAGCTTACAAGGCAGCTATGCGTTACCTCCACCACGATCCTTG GTATGTGGAGGTGAATATGAACTCTGCTGCTACAGTCTGGCCATTGTTTAACAGTTTACAAGCATTCTGGCCAGGGCTTCAG GTTTTAGCTGGAGATATTGATCCTGCTATTCGCACACATGCTGCTTTCTTCAGTGTCTGGAAAAGATATGGATTTACTCCAGAGGGCTTTAATCTTGCAACTATGAATGTTCAG CTTGGTCAAAAGAGTTATCCCTTGAGACCAGAATTGATTGAGAGTAATTACTGGCTATTTAAAGCTACCAGAGATCCCAG GTACCTTAATGTTGGAAGGGACATGGTGGCAAGTCTTCAATATGGAGCTAGGTGCCCATGTGGATATTGTCACATAGCAGATGTAGAGACTCACGAGCAGGATGATCATATGGAAAGTTTTTTCCTTGCTGAAACA GTTAAATATCTTTGGTTGCTTTTTGATTTAGCTGTGGGTCCAGATAATATTGTTGAGAATGGGCCATACAA GTACATATTTAGTACAGAGGGTCACCTTTTGCCTATTACTCCGGAAATATCTTTTATCAATGAGCACTGCTCGTATTTTGGAGCATTTTGCAAAGATGAAGCTAAACATGGATATGATGGCTATGAGACAACACTTAAACATCAGGAAACAAATAATACTCATCCTCATAGAACCCAAGTTCATCAGTTCAATACCCAGAATTCATTTTCAACTTCAGGTTTCATGAAG GGACACTGTCCAGGCTTGACCCATGCCCAGAGGTTTGGCATTTCATATACCGAATATAAAGAGGATACCTTCACTAGTGAAGCTAGTCAACTTCATGATCACTCTGTCATTGTTGTTACTGACCCAAGTTCAAAACCGACCAAGTACAGCAACGATAACGATAGCATTCAGGAACCAGAGGAGGAACTTAAACACAATGAAGGTGATACACAGCAAGAGAAGGATGTACCAGCTAAGTGA